AACAATGCGCAAAAAGCGCTGGAAAGCCTGAAAGACGGGCTGGCGAAACTGGGGCAAACCCGGTATTACGCGCAGGCGATCACCGTTAATCTGCCGGGGGCGCTGTTTGTGCCCAACAGTCTGCTCAACCAGTTGCGCCGCGAAACGGTAGAGATGCTGGAAGAGGCACGGCTGGCGAATTACCAGCGCGGCAGTCGCAAGCCGGTGGCGACACCCGCGCCGATTTACCCGGAAACGCATTTGTCATTCCTGGCTAACGTTTATAACCACAAAGCGCGTGAATTTTATCACCGCTACGGTGTGCAACTGATTGACGCCGCCTTCGAAGCCCATGAAGAGAAGGGCGATGTGCCGGTGATGATCACCAAACACTGCTTGCGCTTCGCCTTCAACCTGTGCCCGAAACAGGCGAAAGGGAATATCAAAAGCTGGCGTGCAACGCCAATGCAACTGGTACATGGCGACGAAGTGCTGACGCTGAAGTTTGACTGCCGTCCGTGTGAAATGCATGTGATTGGCAAAATTAAGAACCATATTCTGAAAATGCCTCTGCCGGGCAGCGTCGTGGCGTCGATAAGCGCCGACGACTTAGTAAAAACGTTGCCAAAACGCAAATAAACAAAGGGTGGCACTTTGCCACCCTGTTTTTTTACTGTCCCTAAAACAATTCTCCTGAATAGCCATAAATTATCTCGCCGCGGTAAGAACAATCATGCGTTAATAACCGTAATACGTTAATCTAGCTGGGCGGAAATAATAAGAAATGGCTTATTGATGATATTCATGGAGAGGAAATGCGTAAATTTACGTTAAGCGCCTTGCTTGTCGCGGGTGCATTTTTGTTGTCTGCCTGTACGCCAGGCCCGCTCGGAACGCAGCGTTATCAGGCCTATACCGGTAGCGACGCGACAGTGGTTTACACGCAGGCTAATAAGGCTCATCAAGGGCTTTTTTATTTCCAGCGCTATAACAAAGAAGGTGACTGCTTTAATTCCGCCGAGATGATTTACATCAGTAATAATATGCTGGAGGGCGTGGTTGACAGGCTTTTTACCAGCCGACTGAAAGGCGATCAATACTGGACATTAATCGTACAGGATAATTCCAGCGGCAGGATGTGGATCCATGAGACCGCATTTTTCCTTGAAAAAGGCAAACACTATGTGGCGATAAGCTCCCGTGGTGCAGTTGAAATTCCGGCAGATTTGAATATCACCAGCCAGGACGATCTGGATAAAGTGTATGACCGCTATCAGGATAAACCGGCGAAACCGTGGAATTTACGCCGCGGCATCTGTAAGTCCTGGTTATCCAAAGCGATGGGATCGTAATCTCTTAAGCAAGCGTTCTTAAAAACCGTGTCAACAAGATAAAAAAACAGGCCTTTCGTGATGGCGAAAGGCCTGTTTGCATTTCAGGATAGATTAGCGGTCGTCACCCGGACGTTGATCGTCAGGCAGTGGCGGTTTCTTACCGTTGTGTTTGTCGTTGTGTTTATTATCCGGACGCGGCGGCTTATCCTGCTTGTGTTTCGGCGGTGGCGCCTCGTGCGACGGTTTTTTATCTCCTTTATGGTGCTGGCCGTTTTGGTACTGTTCCGGCGGTAGCGGCGGACGTTCGTCAGCAAACACCATTGAAGAGAAGCTCATCGCCAGAATGGCAGACACCAGTGCAATCTTTTTCATTTTCTACATCCTTACTCGTTCTATTGCGTGGCGACGATTTGACGATAAAAAAGTGAAGGGATGATGGAGCGTTACGCCTTCGGGATTATTCCTGGAGGCGCGGTGGAAGATAGTGCCAGTAGGGCGGAGAACCGAAACTCGCCAGTAAAAAATCGATCACTGTGCGGGTGTTAAGCGACGGGTATTTCCCGCCGGGGTAGAGCAACCACAGCGACTGCGGCGTTGGCGAATAACTGGCGGTAAAATCTGGCATGAGTGCCACAAGCTCGTTGCGGTTCAGCATTTCACCCACTTGCCAGTCCGGGAAAAGTAATATTCCCGCATCACTCAGTGCGGCTTGTAACAGTAATTCCGCGTTATCGGAAACGATTTTGGCCTGCGGCGAAAACTGGCAGGATTTCTCCCCTCGCTGAAAACGCCAGCGCTGCAAACCACTTTTCCCGCGATACGCCAGTAACCGGTGCGACTGCAATTCCTCCGGCGTGCTCGGTTGACCATAACGACGTACGTAGGCGGGTGTCGCCACCAAATGGCACTGCTGGTGCGCAATCAGCCGACCGTGCAGCTCGGAATCCTGCAGCGCCGCAATACGCAGCAACAGATCGGTACCATCAGCAAACGGGTCGATATAGTCATCGTTCAGGTTCAATTCGATATGCAGACGTGGATAACGCTCACTTAGCTCGCTGATTTTGGGGCCAATATGGCGTAGGCCAAACGAGATCGGCGCATTAATGCGAATGCGCCCGCCAGGCTCGTCGCGACGCTCGCCTACCTGGGTTTGCGCGTCCGCAAGCTGCTGCAACATGGTGCGAAACGTGTCGGCATAGATATGACCCGCCTCGGTGGCGATCACCGCGCGCGTGTTGCGATACAACAACTGGGTTTCCAGCGCCAGCTCCAGTTGCTGAACCACGCGCGACAAGGATGAGGCCGCCAGACCTTCGTTGCGAGCGACTTCGGATAAGTTTCCTTCTCGAACGATGGCGAGAAACAGCTGCATTGAGCGGGCGCTAATTTGACTGAGCTTATTCATCTGTGCGTAATATGCAAAGGTCCATGGCGAATTGTAGTGTTTTTACGAACAAGTTTCATCGCTAAGCTACGCGAACACCTAATACGGAGAAAAATAATGAGCACTGTAGTGAAAGCCTTCGATGAAACCGTCCGCCAGCGTTTTTCTGCCCGCGCATTTCTACCAACGCCGTTAACGGACGAGCAAATTCAGGACGTGTTGCAGGATGCGCAATTTTCCCCGTCTAACTGCAACACGCAGCCGTGGCATGTGCATGTGGTTTCCGGTGCAACGAAAAACCGTCTTGGAAAAAGGATGACGGAAAACGATCTTGAAGGGCGCCAGACGCCGGATTTCACCTTTTCCTATGATGATTTTCACGGCGACTATTTCGAGCGCGCTCATGAGCAAGCGCGGATTTATTACGATGCGATAGGCGTGGCGCGTGAAGATAAAGCGCGGCGCCAGGAGGCTTATCTGCGCAATTATCAGTTTTTTAACGCGCCACATGCGGCTTTCCTGTTTATGCCATCCTTTGGCGACAACATCCGCGTTGCTTCAGATATCGGCATGTACGCACAGAGTTTTTTGCTGTCACTGACGGCGCGCGGGTTTGCCGGAATTCCGCAAACCTTACTGGGTTTTCACGCTGATATGATCCGCGAAGAACTCGGTGTTTCTGCTGATTATCGCCTGCTGTTCGGCATCTCGTTTGGCTATGCCGATATGTCTGCGCCGTCTGCGAAAACACGCATGCCGCGTATTCCCGTTGAGAAAAGTGTGGTGATGCACGGGTAACGTCGCAGATGACCAGAGACGCTAATCGCGAGCGTCTCTGGTCAGTGTTATGCAGCACAAAGCGCGCGGGCGCTTTGTTTCCACTCATCAACCTGATCGGGGTGCAGAAAGGAGAAATAAACGGTGGTGTTATCAGGAAGGATATTTTGCAGCGCCTGCATGCAGTTGGCTTCGCAGGGGCGTAATTCGATATAGACGCTGGTGATCGGCAACTGTTCATCACTATTGCCGGATTTCTCAATGCGTCGTATCGCCGCAATCAGTGCCGCCATTTCACCATGCAATTTTACCCAGTTATTGGTGTAAATATCCGGTGGCATCTCAATACGCATCTGGCTATTGCCAAACGCGTAACGGGAATTACCGCGCAGCGTGTATTCGACGGTGGCACAGCACGATTCCGGGCCAAAACCATCTTGTTTAACCAGCTTCTTTTTGTCTTCCAGCGTACGGCGGACAATCGGGTAACCCGATCGGAGGTTGTAAGGTGTCTGAACGAGGTTAATCATTATTCCTCCCTAAATGCATGAAAAATCGCAGCTCTAATCTAAATTGGACAACAAAAAGCGTAGTGAACGATCCCGGAAATTTCTAGCCAGGATCGCCCGTTGTACCTGAACAATTAGTGCGATTTAAACCCCGCCGCCGACATCAAAAGCCGGAACACCATACTGACCGCAAACAGTGCCAGCACACTGCCTCCCCAGATTAAAAGCATCCACATCAGCCGGTTGAAAAAGGATTGTTTCATCAATGATACCCCTCGCCATGTTGCACCTTGCCGCGAAACACGTAGTAGCTCCACAAGGTATAAA
This genomic interval from Kosakonia sacchari SP1 contains the following:
- a CDS encoding LysR family transcriptional regulator, producing the protein MNKLSQISARSMQLFLAIVREGNLSEVARNEGLAASSLSRVVQQLELALETQLLYRNTRAVIATEAGHIYADTFRTMLQQLADAQTQVGERRDEPGGRIRINAPISFGLRHIGPKISELSERYPRLHIELNLNDDYIDPFADGTDLLLRIAALQDSELHGRLIAHQQCHLVATPAYVRRYGQPSTPEELQSHRLLAYRGKSGLQRWRFQRGEKSCQFSPQAKIVSDNAELLLQAALSDAGILLFPDWQVGEMLNRNELVALMPDFTASYSPTPQSLWLLYPGGKYPSLNTRTVIDFLLASFGSPPYWHYLPPRLQE
- a CDS encoding nitroreductase, with product MSTVVKAFDETVRQRFSARAFLPTPLTDEQIQDVLQDAQFSPSNCNTQPWHVHVVSGATKNRLGKRMTENDLEGRQTPDFTFSYDDFHGDYFERAHEQARIYYDAIGVAREDKARRQEAYLRNYQFFNAPHAAFLFMPSFGDNIRVASDIGMYAQSFLLSLTARGFAGIPQTLLGFHADMIREELGVSADYRLLFGISFGYADMSAPSAKTRMPRIPVEKSVVMHG
- a CDS encoding DUF2474 domain-containing protein, which gives rise to MKQSFFNRLMWMLLIWGGSVLALFAVSMVFRLLMSAAGFKSH